From Diadema setosum chromosome 5, eeDiaSeto1, whole genome shotgun sequence, the proteins below share one genomic window:
- the LOC140228289 gene encoding poly(ADP-ribose) glycohydrolase-like, protein MSKKRGRERDGSAKRFRQSTLDAHFSPGNKTIRAVEEEELPLDEMSLQMSAEDKADLQRRRDMIADAAERRKKAHSPWTTPPHNLEDSQPEKSCTPEEAHGLGIRDAASKTSSKTDDLAVSPSASGNLAWKRTHGSDTVEAVERTHGRMRRRENMFETGTEDAEINDRHNRNIPSTSREGCPVSPVNAEGGFDDGDESREGFEERDAWQNVEMSPTLEYDGSQPLFTDSEHSVEEPTTAKRSKEEEEEEDTYWKGCPISDLNRAPGCLPPLPELRPSTDHSVLIQPNSKGVVPPQPSPEEYDDRWDSEHVRMPCSPENLYPVENQEGLKKVQSRWELIEATLLSGIKNSLDLEEAILTYNARYSQRWNFRALHVLFTEVLDVEETTLFFDKILPAMVQLALQLPKLCTQAVPLLRRQRTHSITMSQQQVASLLANAFFCTFPRRNAQQKKSEYSRFPDINFNRLFEMGQGYKNHRKIEKLKCILNYFRRVAEKVPTGTITICRRALSDLPRWERGKATLTQLYIAAAGTIEKEGHGMLQMDFANKYIGGGALGFGCVQEEIRFMICPELIVTRLITEVLDENECVVVKGVEQFNNYSGYGNSFKWRGNFQDSAPIDSWGRRETEIVAVDALVIRRYEDQFRPDLLRRELNKAYCGFCGDNAAPEHLPAVATGNWGCGAFGGDKRTKGLLQLMAAAMAGRDVAYFSFGDKELCDDMAAMHEFLCSQAVTVGDLWGVFQRYRKDVLRRSAGTAKPKLFHYLYQLYTMCDSDTDEFEPDQPKDDSVVRFRGHSPSPDYQAETP, encoded by the exons ATGTCCAAGAAAAGAGGCAGGGAGAGGGACGGATCTGCCAAGAGATTTAGACAGTCCACATTAGATGCCCATTTCTCACCTGGGAACAAGACTATAAGAG CTGTGGAGGAAGAGGAGCTGCCACTAGACGAGATGAGTCTCCAGATGAGTGCAGAAGATAAAGCAGACCTTCAGAGGAGGAGAGATATGATCGCAGATGCGGCAGAGAGACGCAA GAAAGCCCACTCACCGTGGACAACACCTCCTCACAATCTAGAAGATTCACAGCCAGAAAAGAGCTGTACCCCTGAGGAAGCACATGGACTGGGCATCAGGGACGCTGCCTCAAAGACTTCATCAAAAACTGATGATTTGGCAGTGAGCCCATCAGCATCTGGAAATCTTGCTTGGAAAAGGACTCATGGCTCTGATACTGTTGAGGCTGTTGAGAGAACACACGGTAGGATGCGCCGACGTGAAAATATGTTCGAAACCGGAACTGAAGATGCAGAAATAAATGATCGGCACAACAGAAATATTCCGTCCACCTCCAGGGAGGGATGCCCCGTGAGTCCCGTTAATGCAGAAGGAGGCTTCGATGATGGAGATGAGTCCAGAGAGGGATTCGAAGAGAGAGATGCGTGGCAAAATGTGGAAATGAGTCCAACGCTGGAGTATGATGGATCGCAGCCTTTGTTTACAGA tTCTGAGCATAGTGTTGAGGAGCCAACAACTGCAAAAAGAtcaaaagaggaagaagaagaagaagataccTATTGGAAGGGTTGTCCTATCTCGGACTTAAATAGAGCACCGGGATGTCTACCACCATTACCTGAATTAAGGCCATCCACTGACCACTCTGTCCTCATACAG CCCAATTCAAAAGGAGTCGTTCCGCCCCAACCAAGCCCTGAGGAGTATGATGACAGATGGGACAGTGAGCATGTACGGATGCCTTGCTCACCAGAGAACCTCTACCCAGTGGAGAACCAG GAAGGCCTCAAAAAGGTTCAGAGCAGATGGGAACTGATAGAAGCCACCTTGCTTAGTGGAATCAAGAACTCACTGGATTTAGAG GAGGCCATTTTGACTTACAATGCAAGGTACAGTCAGCGGTGGAATTTCCGAGCACTTCATGTTCTGTTCACAGAAGTGCTAGATGTGGAGGAGACCACACTGTTCTTTGACAAGATTCTGCCCGCAATGGTCCAACTTGCACTTCAGCTTCCCAAGCTCTGTACTCAG GCAGTTCCACTCCTTAGGAGACAGAGAACACACAGCATCACTATGTCTCAGCAGCAAGTAGCCAGTTTGCTGGCCAACGCCTTCTTTTGTACCTTCCCTCGCCGCAATGCCCAGCAGAAGAAATCAGAGTACTCCCGTTTTCCAGACATCAATTTCAACAG GCTCTTTGAGATGGGCCAGGGTTACAAGAATCACAGGAAGATCGAAAAGCTCAAGTGCATTCTGAACTACTTCAGGAGAGTTGCTGAAAAAG TGCCAACGGGAACCATCACAATATGTCGCAGAGCTTTGTCCGATCTGCCTCGGTGGGAGAGAGGCAAAGCAACCCTCACCCAGCTGTACATTGCTGCGGCAGGCACCATTGAAAAAGAAGGCCATGGAATGTTGCAG ATGGACTTTGCCAATAAGTATATCGGTGGTGGAGCGCTTGGCTTTGGCTGCGTGCAGGAAGAGATTCGATTCATGATTTGTCCTGAGCTCATTGTGACGCGGCTCATCACTGAAGTGTTGGATGAAAACGAATGCGTTGTTGTCAAGG GTGTAGAACAATTCAACAACTACTCAGGCTATGGCAACTCTTTCAAGTGGAGGGGAAACTTTCAAGACTCTGCCCCCAT TGACAGCTGGGgaaggagagagacagagatagtGGCTGTTGATGCCCTTGTCATTCGTCGCTATGAGGACCAGTTCAGACCTGACTTATTACGAAGGGAATTGAATAAG GCATACTGTGGTTTCTGTGGTGACAATGCAGCACCAGAGCATCTTCCTGCTGTTGCCACGGGCAACTGGGGTTGTGGAGCATTTGGTGGAGACAAGAGGACCAAAG GCTTGCTACAGCTGATGGCTGCAGCCATGGCAGGGAGAGACGTGGCATACTTCTCGTTTGGTGACAAGGAGTTATGTGACGACATGGCAGCCATGCATGAGTTCCTGTGCTCACAAGCTGTGACTGTGG GCGACTTGTGGGGGGTTTTCCAACGCTATAGGAAAGATGTGTTGAGACGCAGTGCTGGCACTGCCAAGCCCAAGCTCTTCCACTACCTCTATCAACTCTACACAATGTGTGACTCGGATACAGACGAGTTTGAACCAGACCAGCCCAAGGATGACAGTGTCGTAAGGTTTCGAGGCCACAGCCCTAGTCCAGATTACCAGGCTGAAACACCATAG